A genome region from Acidobacteriota bacterium includes the following:
- a CDS encoding amidohydrolase family protein, translated as MLLKGASIATIHPPCVDRADLRVDGDSIVDRGTALRPHRGETVEDCTGLLIMPGQVCAHTHMYSTLSRGMPAPPTPPRNFPEILRKIWWKLDEALDEESIHYSALVGAIEAVQCGTTTIVDHHASPNAIAGSLDIIRDAFAAVGIRGVLCYEVSDRGGSQRRDAGLAENDRFLSATRLDPLVRGLVGAHASFTLSDRSLAALGDLVRYHQSGIHIHVAEAPEDVALTAKRHECGVIERLERHGVLSQCSVLAHGVHLTPRELAQIADAGAWLVHNPRSNMNNGVGHAPVERFGDFAALGTDGWRADMFEEARAAHFGLRDRLGPAAPDLAPRLLDGSQRLAALLFGMPFGTLEPGAVADFVVHQYDPPTPLSRSNVAWHALTGLHPGTVRHVMAAGRWICRDGSVTTVDVPRVQRLAARAAARLWKRMAR; from the coding sequence ATGCTGCTCAAAGGCGCCTCGATTGCGACCATTCATCCGCCCTGCGTGGATCGAGCCGATCTGCGCGTCGACGGCGACTCGATCGTCGATCGCGGAACGGCGCTGCGTCCGCACAGGGGTGAGACGGTCGAGGACTGTACGGGCTTGCTGATCATGCCAGGTCAAGTGTGCGCGCACACGCACATGTACTCGACACTGTCGCGCGGCATGCCGGCACCACCGACCCCACCCAGGAACTTCCCGGAGATTCTCCGCAAGATCTGGTGGAAACTCGACGAGGCGCTCGATGAGGAGTCGATCCACTACAGCGCGCTCGTGGGCGCGATTGAGGCCGTGCAATGCGGCACGACGACGATCGTCGATCATCATGCGTCGCCGAACGCGATCGCCGGATCGCTCGACATCATCCGTGACGCCTTCGCGGCCGTCGGCATTCGAGGCGTGTTGTGCTACGAGGTGAGTGACCGCGGCGGCAGCCAGCGACGCGATGCCGGGCTGGCCGAAAACGATCGGTTTCTGTCGGCCACCCGCCTCGACCCTCTGGTGCGCGGTCTGGTCGGGGCGCACGCGTCGTTCACGCTCTCGGATCGCAGCCTGGCTGCACTTGGTGATCTGGTCCGCTACCATCAGAGCGGGATCCACATCCACGTCGCCGAGGCGCCGGAAGACGTGGCGTTGACGGCCAAACGGCACGAGTGCGGCGTCATTGAGCGACTCGAGCGGCATGGAGTGCTCAGCCAGTGTTCGGTCCTTGCGCACGGCGTCCATCTGACGCCGCGTGAACTCGCGCAGATCGCTGACGCCGGAGCGTGGCTCGTACACAATCCCCGTTCGAACATGAACAACGGGGTCGGGCACGCGCCGGTGGAGCGCTTCGGCGATTTCGCCGCGCTTGGAACGGATGGCTGGCGCGCCGACATGTTCGAGGAGGCACGGGCCGCGCACTTCGGCCTGCGCGATCGTCTCGGGCCGGCGGCCCCAGATCTTGCGCCCCGTCTGCTCGACGGTTCGCAGCGGCTGGCGGCATTGTTGTTCGGGATGCCGTTCGGCACGCTCGAGCCGGGTGCGGTCGCCGATTTTGTCGTCCACCAGTACGACCCGCCCACCCCCCTCTCCCGATCCAATGTCGCCTGGCACGCATTGACGGGTCTGCATCCCGGAACCGTCAGGCACGTGATGGCGGCCGGGCGCTGGATTTGCCGCGATGGATCTGTAACGACCGTCGATGTTCCCCGCGTGCAGCGGCTGGCGGCGCGCGCCGCTGCCCGGTTGTGGAAGCGCATGGCTCGATGA
- a CDS encoding molybdopterin-dependent oxidoreductase: protein MSTNTTPSPLTFTLNGQPFVAAIDDTTSLMDVLREQAGLISPKNGCAPQGSCGCCTVLVDGRALASCAVPARKAAGRSVVTLEGLDARERHIFAHAFSVSGGLQCGFCTPGIVIRAKHLLDRTPRPTRAEIARALNNHICRCTGYVKIVDAIDLAARALQGEPLPEPDFSATIGSSLPRQDAEQFALGIRPFIDDMKVPDMLYGAFLFSPHPRILVKRIDAAGAEAQPAVVRVLTAADVPGQRHQGLIEKDWPLFVAEGETTHGIGDILAAVVATSDRAARAALQHVVVDYDRLPGVFSPEAALASGAPPVHHDRDNLLSTSVIRRGDVDAGLATSAFVETRTFETQMIEHAFLEPESAIAVPSPACHAEALRQAQGEGGQNPPSRDEVGARHAVPVELEVFSQGQGVFDDRRQIASFLGLSEDQVRVTLVANGGAFGGKEDLSIQGQVALMARLTGRPVKATLTREESIRLHPKRHPMRLTYTVGCDRDGRLTAVRARIVGDKGAYASVGAKVLERAAGHAAGPYRVPAVDVEARAVYTNNLPCGAMRGFGANQAAFAIESMLDILADRAGIDPWEIRWRNAVDVGDTFCTGEVFEHAVGIKQTLLAVKDDFYSSKYAGIACGIKNVGIGNGMPESGQAVVEILPGGRITIHSGFTEMGQGFYAVMTQIFCAAAGVDPRVVRVEVDTSFPTPCGMTTASRATVLGGRAVQKAGQQLRADLDRGLSLGDLAGRRYVGEYLVDFTSELGAPVERPRTHLTYGFATQVCILDEQGRLSRFVAAHDVGGIINRHLVEGQIEGAVHMGLGYALTEELPLVEGVPRSFKIRSLGLLRAADMPEVKVILVESGEPEGPFGAKGVGEIGLVPTAGAVANALWRFDGIRRYTLPMKDSPAARAILGVKR, encoded by the coding sequence ATGAGCACGAACACGACGCCATCTCCGCTGACTTTCACCTTGAACGGCCAGCCCTTCGTGGCGGCGATCGACGATACGACATCGCTGATGGACGTGCTGCGCGAACAGGCCGGGCTCATTTCGCCAAAGAACGGATGCGCTCCGCAGGGGTCGTGCGGCTGCTGCACGGTGCTCGTCGATGGGCGCGCGCTCGCCTCATGCGCGGTGCCAGCCCGCAAGGCCGCGGGCAGGTCCGTGGTGACGCTGGAAGGTCTCGATGCGCGCGAACGCCACATCTTCGCCCACGCGTTCTCCGTGTCCGGCGGCCTGCAGTGCGGGTTCTGCACTCCGGGCATCGTCATCCGCGCCAAGCACCTTCTCGATCGGACGCCGCGCCCCACGCGGGCGGAGATTGCGCGCGCGCTCAACAATCACATCTGCCGCTGCACCGGCTACGTGAAGATCGTCGACGCCATCGATCTCGCCGCCAGGGCGCTTCAGGGAGAGCCGCTGCCGGAGCCGGACTTCAGCGCGACGATCGGCAGCAGCCTGCCCCGTCAGGACGCCGAGCAGTTCGCGCTGGGCATCCGTCCCTTCATCGACGACATGAAGGTGCCGGACATGCTCTATGGGGCGTTTCTTTTTTCGCCACACCCACGAATCCTCGTGAAGCGAATTGATGCGGCCGGCGCAGAAGCCCAGCCTGCTGTGGTCCGGGTGCTGACGGCGGCTGATGTGCCTGGCCAACGGCATCAGGGCTTGATCGAGAAGGACTGGCCCTTGTTTGTCGCCGAAGGCGAGACCACGCATGGCATCGGAGACATTCTGGCGGCTGTGGTGGCGACCTCCGACCGCGCGGCCAGAGCTGCGCTCCAGCACGTCGTGGTCGATTACGATCGGTTACCCGGCGTGTTCTCGCCAGAGGCCGCGCTTGCCTCTGGCGCGCCGCCTGTGCATCACGATCGCGACAATCTGCTCTCGACGTCGGTCATCCGCCGAGGCGATGTTGACGCCGGCCTCGCCACGTCAGCGTTTGTCGAGACACGCACGTTCGAGACCCAGATGATCGAACACGCGTTCCTCGAGCCCGAATCGGCGATCGCCGTCCCGAGTCCCGCTTGCCACGCCGAAGCCCTTCGACAAGCTCAGGGCGAAGGCGGTCAGAATCCCCCTTCCCGCGATGAAGTAGGGGCACGGCATGCCGTGCCCGTGGAGCTGGAGGTCTTCTCCCAGGGTCAGGGCGTCTTCGATGATCGGAGACAGATCGCCTCGTTTCTCGGCCTGAGCGAAGACCAGGTCCGCGTGACGCTCGTTGCGAACGGCGGAGCGTTTGGCGGCAAGGAGGACCTGAGCATCCAGGGCCAGGTGGCGCTGATGGCGCGGCTCACGGGCCGGCCCGTCAAGGCGACGCTGACGCGCGAGGAGAGCATCCGGCTGCACCCGAAGCGGCACCCGATGCGGCTGACCTACACGGTGGGCTGTGACCGGGACGGGCGCCTGACAGCCGTGCGCGCGCGCATCGTAGGCGACAAGGGCGCCTACGCGTCGGTCGGCGCGAAGGTGCTGGAGCGCGCGGCCGGCCACGCTGCAGGACCGTACAGAGTTCCGGCCGTAGACGTCGAGGCGCGTGCCGTCTACACCAACAACCTCCCGTGCGGCGCGATGCGCGGGTTCGGGGCGAACCAGGCCGCGTTCGCGATCGAGAGCATGCTCGACATTCTCGCGGATCGGGCCGGAATTGACCCGTGGGAAATCCGCTGGCGCAATGCCGTCGATGTGGGCGACACGTTCTGCACAGGAGAGGTGTTCGAGCACGCGGTCGGGATCAAACAGACGCTGCTCGCGGTGAAGGATGACTTCTATTCGTCGAAGTACGCCGGCATCGCATGCGGCATCAAGAACGTCGGCATCGGCAACGGCATGCCCGAATCCGGCCAGGCGGTGGTCGAGATTCTCCCTGGAGGCCGGATCACGATTCACAGCGGCTTCACCGAGATGGGTCAGGGTTTCTACGCGGTGATGACCCAGATCTTCTGCGCCGCAGCCGGTGTAGATCCGCGAGTGGTGCGGGTTGAGGTCGACACGAGTTTCCCGACGCCCTGCGGTATGACGACCGCGTCACGTGCGACCGTGCTCGGCGGTCGCGCCGTCCAGAAAGCCGGCCAACAGCTTCGCGCGGATCTCGATCGGGGATTGAGCCTGGGCGACCTGGCTGGCCGCCGCTACGTCGGTGAGTATCTCGTGGATTTCACATCGGAGCTCGGCGCTCCGGTCGAACGGCCACGGACCCACCTGACGTACGGGTTCGCCACGCAGGTGTGCATTCTCGACGAGCAGGGCCGATTGAGCCGATTCGTTGCGGCCCACGATGTCGGCGGCATCATCAATCGCCATCTGGTCGAAGGACAAATCGAGGGGGCCGTGCACATGGGGCTCGGATACGCCCTGACCGAGGAGTTGCCGCTGGTCGAAGGCGTGCCGCGGTCTTTCAAAATCCGCTCGCTGGGCCTGCTCCGGGCGGCGGATATGCCGGAGGTGAAGGTTATCCTGGTGGAATCCGGAGAGCCGGAGGGACCGTTCGGCGCCAAGGGTGTGGGCGAGATCGGCCTCGTGCCGACCGCGGGGGCCGTCGCCAATGCCCTGTGGCGGTTCGACGGCATTCGCCGGTACACGCTGCCGATGAAGGATTCACCGGCGGCACGGGCGATTCTCGGGGTTAAGCGATAG
- the cysK gene encoding cysteine synthase A has translation MPVKWNASRKYHTSVFDAIGRTPLVQLNRIPAAEGVKAKILVKVEYFSPSGSLKDRIYYNMFTRAEKRGALKKGMTILECSTGNAGIGCSFVSAVKGYPCIIVMPEGMSEERKKLDIAYGAQMVYTPGGESDVDLALEKLDEIRRQSPKKYFVPAQFDNPDNIDAHIKTTAPEIWEQTGGKIDAFIMTQGTGGTLTGVGRFIRKRRKALKMFAIEPAECPLLSRREWGPHGIEGIGDGFVPKNLDVSLLNGIVTTTTAESMDMARRLAKEEGLFCGVSSGANVAGALKLAKRHPELKMIVTLICDTGQRYFSTELCGMPKHVEIPEREHPMDPYTTKQLNKHQKNWEIID, from the coding sequence GTGCCTGTGAAATGGAACGCATCCCGCAAGTACCACACGTCCGTGTTCGACGCGATCGGGCGGACCCCGCTCGTCCAACTCAATCGGATCCCGGCCGCCGAGGGGGTGAAGGCGAAGATCCTCGTCAAGGTCGAGTACTTCAGCCCGTCAGGCAGCCTCAAGGACCGGATCTACTACAACATGTTCACGCGCGCCGAGAAGCGCGGCGCGCTCAAGAAGGGCATGACGATTCTCGAGTGCTCCACCGGCAACGCGGGCATCGGCTGCTCGTTTGTGTCGGCGGTCAAGGGCTACCCGTGCATCATCGTGATGCCGGAAGGCATGTCGGAGGAGCGCAAGAAACTGGATATCGCGTACGGCGCCCAGATGGTCTATACCCCCGGCGGGGAGAGTGACGTGGACCTGGCGCTCGAGAAGCTCGATGAGATCCGCCGGCAGAGCCCGAAGAAGTACTTCGTGCCGGCGCAGTTCGACAATCCGGACAACATCGACGCGCACATTAAGACCACCGCGCCTGAGATCTGGGAACAGACCGGCGGCAAGATCGACGCCTTCATCATGACCCAGGGAACCGGCGGCACGCTGACCGGGGTGGGCCGCTTCATCCGCAAGCGGCGGAAGGCGCTCAAGATGTTCGCCATTGAGCCGGCCGAGTGTCCGCTGCTCAGCCGCCGCGAATGGGGCCCGCACGGCATCGAGGGCATCGGCGACGGGTTCGTCCCGAAGAATCTCGACGTGAGTCTTCTCAACGGCATCGTCACGACAACCACGGCCGAGTCCATGGACATGGCGAGGCGCCTGGCGAAGGAGGAAGGCCTGTTCTGCGGCGTCTCGTCCGGCGCGAACGTCGCCGGCGCCCTCAAGCTCGCGAAACGCCACCCGGAGCTCAAGATGATCGTCACGCTGATCTGCGATACTGGTCAGCGCTACTTCTCGACCGAGCTGTGCGGCATGCCCAAGCACGTGGAGATCCCGGAGCGCGAACATCCCATGGATCCGTACACGACGAAACAGCTGAACAAGCATCAGAAGAATTGGGAGATCATCGACTAG